The genomic interval ATTATGAGTTTTCCTGCCATAGCGCAACTGATACATGAATAAATCCTTGTTTTCAGCAAATTTAATAATCTATGATTGAGAGGAAGATTGTTTATTGTATTCTAGGCATAACTTTTTTTTTATAAATTTATAAATTAACTTTGAAAATACCACTTATTAAAAGCTTAGAAAAAAATTTATAAATATGATATTTGTTCCTTAAAAACGTGATATTTATACGGATAGATTCTAGATTCAGAAATGAGAAATAAAAGGTGAAAGTAGTGAGGCCTGAGCCTTTAGAGCTCCGACCTTAGCATCATTATTAAAAGATAGTACATGTAAGAAGTGGAAGGACACTGGAATATCCAACCAAAAGGTGGGCATACATCTCACTACTTTTGAGATGAAAATTTTAGCACAATTTATAGTTACTCGTTGGCATATTATATTTAATACCAAAACAACCTTTTAACTTGACGAAGATTCAATGTTCTTTTAGCAATGTAAAGACTATATTAATTTTGTATTGCTAACCAACTATCGATTGATCTGACAAGTGTTTTGGAAAGGTATAGCACCATTTGAGGTGTAAGTACAAGCAATAAAGTGATAAAACGAAGAAGAGTAAACTTTGAGTTTGTCTGCTATTTGTCTTTCGCTAATATTCTAATTCATCTAAATAGACTTTTTTGATAAATTGTCCTGGATAAATATGAGAATATATTGATGATTTAAGCTATCTAGCATAGCTTTAAAGGCATAAACCGTGTGTGTTCCACACCAACATTCACACAACGCTTATCTTCGTTGATTTTAGAGTGAATATGCCCATGATAATTTAAATCACAGTGACACCAATCAAACAGAGTTTCTAATACTGCTTTTCTCTCATTCTCAATCTCTTTGGCATAGACATCATTATAAAAGCAAGGGTAATGGGAGAATAAGATACGTTTGCCTTGAAAGTCTTGAATCCAACAGATGCATGAGTCTAAAAGTTCTTGAGAGAACGTATCATGTAAGCGTTGTTCAATTACACACTTTTCTTCCAATGGGATATCAAGCACAATCGAATCAATCACTCTATTAAAACCATGTTCTTTTAAAAATGCACTGCTTTTTTTAAAATCATGATTGCCTTTTAAGAGGGTAATCTTTCCCTTAAGCACTTTGGTATAATCCCAACCTTTGGACTTAAAGGCAAAATCACCTAAGTGCCACACTTCATCTTCATCACTCACAACACTGTTCCACAAGTCTATCATCATTTCATCATCAATACTTTCACGTAAAGGTTCATAGAGTTTAATATTATCATGACCAAAATGGGTATCTGCAATAATGAATAATGACACAAAGTGACCTTTAAAATAAACGAGATGAATTAGCAGTTATTGTAACGAGGATATGATGAGTGGAAGATTAACCTTAAATTTGTGATAGTTGGGTAAACATACCACAAAACTAGACTAGACATATTAAAGTTTTTTGGTATTTCACTTCAATTTTTTAAAGAATATTTTTTTGCGAAAACTATAAGTATACTTATGAAATAATGTACACTTAATTATTCATATAAAAATTATATTTATAATGAAAATAAACAATTGTACTTTCTAAATTAATCGTATACAAATGCTAATTAGCAGGAGTAAAATTTTTCAAAAGGAGGTAAAGTTATGGCTTATACAAAACCTAAAGTTTTGGCAAAAAGTACTGTTCAAATGGCAGATTGTCGTCCGAATAGTCAACCAAGTGGTAGACCTTGTAATCCACCAGGCCCAAGGGGTGGTAAATAAAATTATATCTGGTAGTGTGCTTAAAAGCATACTACCTCATGTAGGGGGAATAATTAAGTGTTTTTCAAAAAAAAATCTAATGTAATATTTAGAAATTTTAAATCATTTGGCTATGTAACTGATAATCGTAATTTTGGATATAAAAGATTAAACGATAACAGAAAAGATATTGGTGATAAAATTTTATCTGAAAGTGGAGCTGTATTTTTATCAGTTTTGAGCAAAAAAGCACAAGCTATTGATGAACTTTCAAAAAAAATAAATAAAATATACCCCGACATTGATATTGCATCAATAAAAAATGATGCCCAAGAGTTTTATTTGGATTTGGAAAAAGATGGTTTTATTATTTCGGGAAAGACTTTAGAAGAGTGCGATGAAAAAGATGAAAAATTTTCATACACAAACATTTTAGAGTCTAATTTAGAAACTAATCCTAATAATATATCCTATTTTGAAAATGAGCGATCTACACAAGATTTTTTAAGAGAATACTTTAATGACAAGCCGCAACTTACAAGCTTACATGTAGAAATCACAAGTAAGTGCAATGAAAGATGCATACATT from Sulfurospirillum multivorans DSM 12446 carries:
- a CDS encoding metallophosphoesterase family protein — protein: MSLFIIADTHFGHDNIKLYEPLRESIDDEMMIDLWNSVVSDEDEVWHLGDFAFKSKGWDYTKVLKGKITLLKGNHDFKKSSAFLKEHGFNRVIDSIVLDIPLEEKCVIEQRLHDTFSQELLDSCICWIQDFQGKRILFSHYPCFYNDVYAKEIENERKAVLETLFDWCHCDLNYHGHIHSKINEDKRCVNVGVEHTRFMPLKLC